GACCGGCACCTCCATCAGCTTGCCGGTGCGCCGCGCCTGGTCCCCTTCCTTGATCCGGCTCGTCTCGCCGAGCAGCACCGCCCCGACGCTCTCTTCCTCGAGATTCAGCGCGATACCGAAGACCCCGTGCGGCAGCTCGAGCAGCTCGCCGGCCATGGCGCGCTCCAGGCCGTACAGGCGCGCGATGCCGTCGCCCACGGAGAGCACGGTTCCCACCTCGCTCAAGTCCACTTCCGTGGCGAACCCTTCGATTTCCTGCCGGATGATCTTGCTGATCTCATCCGCCCTGATGTCCATCAACGCTCCCTGATGATTTGTTGTTTCAGCTTCTGCAGGCGGCTCGCCACCGTGCCGTCATAGACGAGCGATCCGATCCGCGCCCGGGCGCCGCCCAGCACTCCCGGGTCCACCTTGTGGGTGAGGCGGACGGTCTTCCCCGTGAACTTCTCCAGCGACGCGACCACCTCTTGCTGCATCTTCGCGTCCAGCGGCCGCGCCGTCGTCAGCTCGACCGACACCCGATTGAGCGATTCCTCCTCGAGCTTGCGGAACTGCAGCGCGACTTCGGGGAGAATTCCCATCCGGCCTTTCTGCAGGAGAATCTCGAGGAGCTTGAGCTGCGGCCCCTTCATGCCCACACGGCGGGCTACCTCGGAAAGCCCCTTCTGCTTGCGCGCCAGCGGGTAGGAAGGATTGAGAAGAAAATCGCGCAGCTCCCGCCCTTCACGAAACATCGCCGTGAAGGCGTCCAGCTCGTCGGCGGCGGTTTCGAAGGCTCGCTTGTCCTTGACGACCCCGGCGAGGGCCCGGGCGTACCGGGCGGCGAGGCTGCTCTGCTTCATCGCGGCTGCTTCCCTCTACCTTCAGGCGGCCCATCCGGAGCGATTTCCTCCGGCGCGGACCGGATGATTGGGGATGGAGCCGCAGCGGGTGGAAAAACCGGCGTCTCCGTGCCCTTGAGCGCGGAAAAGAGCGGGTTAAATACCACGACCTGAAGGGATTGTCAAACCGGGGCGGGCGCGCTT
The sequence above is a segment of the Candidatus Polarisedimenticolia bacterium genome. Coding sequences within it:
- the atpH gene encoding ATP synthase F1 subunit delta; this translates as MKQSSLAARYARALAGVVKDKRAFETAADELDAFTAMFREGRELRDFLLNPSYPLARKQKGLSEVARRVGMKGPQLKLLEILLQKGRMGILPEVALQFRKLEEESLNRVSVELTTARPLDAKMQQEVVASLEKFTGKTVRLTHKVDPGVLGGARARIGSLVYDGTVASRLQKLKQQIIRER